In the genome of Paenibacillus pabuli, the window ACCACAACGCAGACAGCGAATGGAACGAATCCATGGAATTTGCTGCACACAACGCGGACAGATGGCGGGGTAAATCGGAGACAATATTGCTCGAGTGCTACAGGTCAGACAAGTCGCTCCGGGTGGGGCGAGCAAACCATGCAGGCGATGGGTGAGTTGGTGCAAGTGGTCAGTGATGCTAGTTAGCCAGTTCGACATTGAATTGTTGCCTCCCTTAGTATCTACTAATTTGTTGGCGGGTGAAGGTAGCCTTTGCGGCGGGCGATAGTGTTCATTTTTTGGATCTGGGCCACTGCTTTTACCTGGGAACGTGTACGGCGGGATGATGCAAAGACGACCCTTCCTGCCGGATCATCCATGGACCGACCTGCTCTACCCGCCATCTGTACCAGAGAAGCTTCGTCGAAGAGGCCATTGTCTGCATCCAAAATAAATACATCGCTGCGCGGAATGGTGACGCCCCGCTCCAAGATGGTGGTGGTCACAAGCAGACGAATGGTTCGCTCACGAAAAGCAATGACTTTGCTCGCGCGATCTGGGTCCTGGGATGATGTTCCTTCGATATGGATCTGTGGATATATGCGACGCATGAGAGTTACAAACGCCTCAATCTGAGCGATCCGTGTCACAAATACAAATACCTGAGCTTCGCGCAGCAAAGAGGCTTGGATGTTCTTTTTTAGAGTAGCGGGCAGTTCCCGCTTCCGAATACACTCAGCAACGGTAGGCATTTTCAGTAAACGCGGCACGGGCAAGGGATGGCGATGGAAACGTACCGGAACTTTGGCGTGAGTGAGTTTCCCTTGCGCTGCTTCCCGCTGCAGCCTAGCTGGTGGTGTAGCAGACAGATAAACAAAATGACCATCAGGCTTGCATGAGGACGCAGCTGCATGAGCGAGCATCGGATCATTATGATAGGGAAATGCGTCGAGTTCGTCGATAATGACCAGATCGAATCCCTGGTAAAAACGCATCAGTTGGTGCGTGGTCGCGAGTGTGAGCTGCGCGTCTTTCCAGCGCTCGGTGCTGCCTCCGTATAGCGTAGCAAGTGAGATGTCAGGAAACGCCTTCGCGAGACGAGGGGCAAGCTCCAGCACGACGTCCCGGCGCGGCGTAGCGACAAGCGCTCGTCCACCACGCTCCAATATGTATTGGAGCAGCGGGAAAATCATTTCGGTTTTGCCGGCCCCGGTCACGGCCCACAGCAAAAACCGCCCCGGCCCATCCCCTGCGGATGGCCGGGCCAAAAACGCCAGCGCCGCGGCAGCCGCCGCGCTCTGCGCAGGGCTAAGCCCCCACCGGGCAAGCCTGCCCTCGGTGGGGGCAACGGCCGAGCCACGCGATGCTTCGCCGCGTCGTGGCTCGGCCCCTGGCGCTGCGCTGCGCAGCAGCAGCGCACAGGCACGGCTGCGCCCCAGCGCGAGGCAGGCCTCGCAGTAGGCGCACGCCGCCAGGCCGCAGGCAGCGCACGGCACGCGCTGCCCGGCAAAGCTGCCGCATCGGCGGCAGCGGGGCGCGCTGTGCGCGCGACCAAGCCACGGGAGGCGTTGCCGCCGCGTGGCAGGCCCTTCCAGGGCGGCTGCTATGCTCAGCCGCCCACGCAGGTGCGCGAGCTGCGCAGCCGCGCGCCAAACCGAGGCAAGCTGCGGCGCCGTGTCCGCCAGCAGCGCCTCTGCCTCGGCCGCCAGCAATTGGCGGCCGCGAAGCCGCTCAGCCAGCAGGGCTGCGCCCCGTTCCAGCTGAGCCCACTCCCCGGCGGGATACGACTCTGGCATCCCGCCCACCTCCGCACCCCTTTCAGCGACAATCCCCGCTTTTCCTGCCATCTCTCCCCTAGCCTCCAGTTCCCCGGAGGCCCGCTCGTACTCTTCCACTTTGCGCTGCATATATGCCTGCCAATGCTCCTCTACCCACTGATCCATCCCTCGCTCCATCTCAAAACCCTCTACCATCCACGAGGCCTGACCTAACGGAAATCCTCCGCCTAACAACAACCATCGCAGCACCCGCTGTCCGCTCACCCCCTCAATCCACCACGCCACATCCACTCGAATATCCAGTGAAAGCACCATCTTCCACTCTTCTCTCAATCGGCACACATATAACCCAACCTTCATTTTGCTCTCCTCCCTCAATGCTAGCTGTCCCGAAACGCAAAAAAGCACATGCCTACCGACTATTCGTCGGAGCATGTGCTTCATGTCCATATCTCATTCAAATTCATTATCCATTTGTATTATCACTATATCAATAGTGGAACCTTCCCACAAGTTCTACTAATAACAATATCTCTTTCTATTGCTCTTGCTCTACTCTTTCAAACTAAATTTGCATCGGTTATGTAAAACGCATTTCTTATGCTTTTATTCTGAATCTAGTTTGTACCACCTTGTTTAAGTCGGCTAAGAAACATTCTATTATATCGGTTTATGATTTCATCCAATATCTCGGATTGCTTAATCACTAAAGGATGCTGTAATCCGTAAACGGCTACTAGCTCGTATAGACTCTTCCTTTCACGTTCCAGATCATCTTCATTATCATTCGCAGAATATCTCATAGAAATCTCACCTCTATGAATAGTTTAACCTTTTATGTAAAAACATAGGTTCCTGCAAAAAATACAAAAACACAACTCTGTTGTATTTGGACAACAAAATTGTGCCCTGCAATGTTTACCATCCGCCTTCGCCATGTGAATCTGTCGTTGTTACGATTGGAGTTGGCGCTGTAGGTTCTACCTCTTCTGCAAATGATGTTGTACTCACGGGTACACCAAGCAACAAAACTATCACAAGGATTGCAGTCAGAATTACCGTTTTTTTCTTCATTTTTTCTTCCGAACCTCTCTTAGAATTGTAGTATATTGATGAAGCTCGTCTCCCGTTGCCAGATGCCGAACTGTATCAAATGCACAGATGCATCTAAGCATGCATCTTTCATTTTTTATATTAGCTGAGATTGCCAAACTATTTAAAACATATTGAATCCCAGCATGAGCACGATCTGTATCTAAGTAATAATCTCCTACATCAGCCAGAAAATGAACAAAACGATCCCCCATTATCTGATCCGTATAGGATCCTATCGTTACTCGTTCTTGTGTATAGGAGGTTATTGTGTCCTGAAATCGCTCCAACACATGATCAACGTTCAAGTTATATGTTAGTGCTGATTTCATAATTTTGAATAATCCACGCAGTATCTCGTTTTCTTTGGTAGCCAGATATTCAACATATTCATCCAGGATATGAACTTCTCCCGACACAAGTTGGTACAGATATTTATTCGCTTTTGCCCATTCACGAAATTGACTCTTCGTTTTCTCCGCTGCGGTATCATTCTCTTTGATCCAATCATGGTTTTCATAGCAGGATACATGGTACAGCGCCTGCTGGTAGTCATCTTTCTCTTCTGCAATGGATCCGAGAATAAGGTGGGCATACAGAATGTAACCGAATAACGGTTTAGCCGGCTCATTATAACTCTTACCCATTCGGATTCGTTTATGTTTCATCTCATATTGAATGCGTGCGAGTCTGCCCATTTCCTCTGCAACCTTGCTCGCCTTGTCCCATCGTCTTAATGAAAGAAATGTATTTGTCAGATCCTTCAACGCATCCAGTTGGTCCACCTCATTAAGTCTTGCGACAAAGGGTTCAAATTGTAAAGCACATTCCAGATTGTTCTGTTGATCATCACTAATAGATAATTTAAAAATCCGATACTGACAAATGGCCAATCTTTCCGCATGTTGATATCGTTCTGCCTCACAAACTTTCCTATATATAATCAAAGCGCTTACCGCTCTGCCTTCACTATTCAATAATTCAGCAAACTCAAATAGTGGTTTAATATAAGCCACATTCTCCATCATCATATCTACCGTCCGCTCAAAACAATCATTTTTTCCAAGTTCTGAGCAACGCATCATAAACGGACGAAGCCGTCTCCAATTAATTGAAGAATCATTGAACAATTCATCCACATACTGGTCGTAGAAGTACCCTTCATCAAGCCCCATATGTTCAGTGATTATATCCAGAATTTTAACGGAAAAGGGTTGGGAACCATGAATAACTCTACTTAAAGTTCCAGAATTAATACCTGATTTCTCTGCAAAATGATAGATCAAAATCTTGTTTTCATTGATATAACTTAAAAATTCCGAACGGATTGTCTTATGCAATAGCTCCATGTAAAGATACCCCCTTCCGAAAAATCCATTTCCAATTCATAAATACAGTATTTAGTGAATTATAGGATTTATTAAACCCATGGTCAATACAGGTATACGATCATTCCTGATCACACAATTTGATGCTGTCTTCTCCACTCGACGGCCCTTTTTAGCAATTCAATAATTACCGTTAATCTTTCTTTGATCATGCGAAACTTTTTCCAATCTGCTTCGTCTATACTTTTAACTTAAGAGTTCTGATTTCAAAAAGGTTCGTACGGTAATCCCAATAAGGCTCCAAAAGTGGCAATAACCATAGATTGCATAAAAACCCATATTTAATTTAACAGCAAGCTTGGCTACAATGACAAAAAAAGACTACAGCATAAGCTGTAATCTTTAATCTCGAATATGATGAAATCCAAGCTTATTTGGGCAAGCTGGCATAACTTCATTGAAAGTGCATTCTGACTGATGACACGCTTTAGCCAGTCTGTCTCAGCAGCTTGCACGATGAATGAGCCCAACTGCTGCAAAAAAAAAGCATCTACTGCTTTGGCTCACGCAAATCGATAAGGCGAATAGAACGATTTCCGGTCTGATTCCCCTGTTCCATATCGGTAGGGACAGCAGACAAGTAAGATAACTCCGTACCTTGCCTAAGCATAAGCTTTTCAATAATACGAACCGTTTCGGCTTCCGTACGATCAGCGACAACTGTCAATGTGAAGCTCTTTCCACGGTAAAACAATTCCCGGCAAAGCGCTCTTACAATACCTTCAATCCGCTGCTCCTGATTGGAAGGAATGAGCATAATTTGCTCGTAGCCTTCGGGGTCCGGACGGGAAAGATGGCGCTGGTGCATGGCATGAACGGCCACTGCCGCCAGGAAGTATATGAGCAGAATCATAGTCAGATGAGCAACCATGGCAACTGCACCTCCTCGGAAGGTCATGCTCACCCATGGCGAACATCCCTGTATACAGCAGTATATGCTGCATTCCCCGAAGGGTTACACTTGCAAATCCCAAACGTTCATATCCCATTCTGATCGACACCGGACGAAGAAGACAGGCCAGGTCGTTCACTCATTCATGCCGAAACTTAAACATAAGTTCACCTAACTTCGCACTTTGCTCATTTGCAGTAATAAAGTCCATTAACCCGCTAACCAGTCCAACATTCTGGAATGGGCGCGAGTAAACAGAATCCTATAATGGCTAAAATCAATTGCATCTAAATACAATCGTATATTAAAGGGTAACCCAACCATATTTGATCGAGTTGATAACCGCTTGCGTACGATCGTCCACTTCCATCTTCTGCAGAATACTGCTGACATGGTTTTTTACTGTTTTCTCACTGATGAACAGGAACTCACCAATCATTTTATTGCTCTTACCTTCAGCCATCAAACGCAAAACTTCAGCCTCACGACGAGTAAGCGGATTATTGTCGCCAGCGACAAATTTAACGCCTGCTTCCTTCGAAGCTCCCTCGCTCATTGCCCCTGTCTCATTAAGGTAAGTCATCCGACGCAACTGCATGATCAGTTTGCCTGTTACTTTAGGGTGGATGAATGCATGCCCTTCATGAACGGAACGAATCGCATTGATCAGGGACTCGGCCTCCATATCTTTCAGCAGGTAGCCATTCGCACCTTTACGCAGCGTCTCGAACACATAACTCTCATCATCATGAATAGACAAGATAATCACCTTGACGTCCGGGAAAAGCTCACGTAATTTCTCCGTCGCTTCAACCCCGTTTTCCACCGGCATGTTGATGTCCATCAATACGATGTCCGGTTTATCCTGATTACAGAATTCGAGCACCTGAATTCCATCGCCGCATTCGCCGATGACCTCAATGTCGTCCTCCATATTTAAAATGCGTTTCAAACCTTCACGGAACAGCTGATGATCATCAGCCAAAAGAACTTTAATCGATGTCTTGCCAGTATCACGGTTTTCCATCCTGCTACTCCTTTCCCTTATCCACGTTTGTCGGGATATGAATCACTATTTTGGTTCCTTGATTTTCCGCGGATTCGATCTCTATTCTTCCTTCTAACAGTTCAACCCGCTCTCTCATCCCAATCAGACCGAAGTGGGAATGATCCTTGCTCTTCTTCGCAAGAAGCTCCGGTTTGAACCCAAGCCCATTGTCCTGCACGACAATTTTGACCAACTGAGCCTGGTATGTAATTTCCACCACAACATAAGTGGGATAAGCATGCTTTGCAGCATTGGACAGACCTTCCTGCACTAGGCGGTAGATCGCAGCCTCCATTGCCGAAGACAAACGGTGTTCCTTGCCTCTCGTTTCAAAAAGCGAGCGGATTTTTGTTTTTTCTTCAAAATCCTGCACATACTTCCGAAGCGTTGGAATCAATCCCAGGTCATCCAGTGCCATAGGACGCAAATTGAAAATAACTTTTCTCATTTCTCCAAGACTCGAACGAACCTGGCCTTTCAAATCTACTATTTCGGCCTGGACCATCTTAAAATCCTGCTTTATGAGCATTCTTTCTACAATTTCCGTCCTAAGTACTAGATTTGCGAGCATCTGCGCAGGTCCGTCATGAATCTCACGGGCAATACGCTTCCGCTCTTCTTCCTGGGCCAAAATTATTTTCAAACCAATCATTTGTCGATTTTTGGCGGATTCAATGATGCGGGTCACTTGACCCAGCTCACCCGACAGATACTCCAGTACAACCCCCATCTGGGAACCGATCGTTTCGGCGCGCTCCACGGAAGCTTCCACATTTTTGGCACGCTTCTGCAGATCATCCCGACGGGCTTTCAGATACATTTCCTTCTCACGGTAAATCATCAGATCCAGCTGTAACTGCGTCGCTTTCTCATACGCCTGCTTGATATCATGCTCGGAATAACGGACGAAGTCGCGGCTAACCTCAGTTAGCCGGATCCTGGAACGGCGGTAGTTCAGCTCCAATTGATCTACTTTCTCGATCGTTTCCGCCGTCTCCTTCAGAACCGACTTCAATTCCTCGTTCAGCGTTTTCAGCTCATTCCGAGTTGAGTCCATAATCTCAAACATTTGATATTTACTGTTTTCCATGACTTGTATGGCGTTTTTTATGACGCGGTCTATGGCATCGGCTTGTAAATCCACGTTTGTTCGACTCCATTTCTATCGTTTCCGGTATATATCATACCATATCACGATGAGATGGTAACGGTCTTCGTGTTCTGTTCCCATTTTACAGTCAGTCCAAGCTGCTCGGAAACGAGTCTGAGAGGGACTAAAGTCCTACCACCAGATACGTAAGGTGCTACTGTTGCACTTTGTCTTTTGCCATTGATAATGAATTCTTTCTGACCTACGACCAGATCGATCAGCTTGCCACCGCGCACGACGGTAATCCGTTGATTTTTGCTATCCCAGGTCGCCTGTCCGCCAAAAGCATCCAATACATGTTTGATTGGGACATATGTTGTACCATTTTTCAGTACTGGCGCAGCATCGATTGCCTTTTTCGTTCCGTTTACGGTCATGGATTTCTGTCCAAGCACTAATGAAGCAGTCCCTGTAGGCAAGCCCACTTCACTGGATTTGGATGGCATGGTGAAAGCAATGTTGTCAAAAGCCACCGTGCCTGTCTTCGCACGCTCATCCTGACCTTCTTCCACATTCACCACATACACCCGTTTCAGCTTCGCCGGATAAGCAATGTTCAGCCCATTCAGGTCCACATTCAGCTTTTTCCAACCATCCCAATCAATCGCCTTGGCGAGATCGGCATATACCGTTTTGCCAGTGGCATCGGTAAATTCGGCGCGCAGCCAGTTCAGGCTCTTATCTCCCATAACATCCATCGACATGGATGTCGAAGTTGCAGATACCTCTTTGCCAGTGGTACCGTTCAATTGGGCATAAGCATACATTTTACCTATTCCTGCAGTCATGTCATAACTCAGCTGCAGCACCTTGGATCCCGCTTTTTCACCTGTTCCCGCTGTCACGGAAGCTGATCCGGTTACACCTGATGCGTTAGTCGTGAAGTTGATCGGGTAGCTTACATTCTCGAAGTTTTCCCACATCGTTTCACTTGCCGCAGCAGAGAGCACAACCACCGTGCTGTAGCCGTCATAACGACCGATTGCATAACCAACCTGAGCGCCGGAGTTCACAGAGGATATGGTTAATTGGTCTGCAACCACTTTACCTTTGAATCCGATGAATTCCCATGTCAGCGAGTCCGCCGGAACCGTCACACTTTGTCCGCTTTTGGTCTTCGCCGTCACTGGAATGGAGATCGTTGTGCCCGCTTGGAGCGATCCCAATCCAGACCCTGCTGTCAACGAAGCCAGTTCACTACCGCCCAGTACGGTCACCTTAATAGAAGATGAAGCACCATTGCTTGTTGCAGTCAGCGTCGCTGTACCTGGTTTCACACCTTTGATCGTTCCATTGCTTACACTCACGATGCCATTGTTGCTCGATTTCCACGTCATCTTGATATCGCCTGTGGCAATCGGGTTGTAGTAGGTGTCATATCCTTTGGCGCTGTACTTGCCCTCTTGCCCTACCAGCAGCGTTTGGCTGCCACTCACGGCAAAGCCCTTCAGCTTGCCTTCCGGAGCCGTAGAGAACACGCCCAGCGTGTTTACGACTTGCCGCTGTTCTGTACCGTACTCCGTGTTGAACGTAAGCCCTGCTGTCTCCTCACCAAGCGGACGAGTTACCATCGTTGTGGAGCCGCCTCCGTCCAGGTTCATGCCTTTCCATACACCAATGCTGGTCATGAAGGATTGCAGTTCAGTCAGCGACAAGCCGCTGCTGTTACTGTTTTTCTCCGCTGCAATAATGTAGACATAACGACCATCCTGAGAGTATCCGACTGCTGTTCTCGCACGTATGCCACCGATACCGGAAGCAGCGATATCACGGGAAAACGTAGCCGCCTTGCCACCATTCACCAGAATGGTATGACCACCAATCATCATCTGCAGGTTGCTTGGGTCAACGGTCTCCCCCGTCGTTTTGGCTTTCAGTTTGTAATCCGTACTCAGCGTCTGTCCTACCGCCAGGTGAGTCATAATCCATGTCGCTGCCGTTCCATGCGCACGCAAAATGTACCCATCCGCCGGCACCGTCATGTTTAACGCCTTTTTATCCGAAATTTGGGTGATTACACCGTTCTGCACAAGTACCTCGGTCGGCGTTGTGGAAGGGTCATTTGGCCGCTTCGTGGACGTCCATGCCGGTGTATAAATATACATTGAGTTGGCGTGACTGTATTTCACCGAGCCTGATTCGACCGTGTAGTCCTCTTTATTTATCCCACGCAAAGCAAACGTTGAACCATCATCTGCCTTCACGGTGCCATCGAATGAATATTCATCAATCATCGGCTTGCCGTCCTTGGTTACGGTGAGGGCATACATCCCTGACAGCTCGGATGGAGTAGATACGAGGACCCCGTCCGAGACCTGTCCACCAATCGGGGCAAGTTCCCCGGATACATTGAAATAATCGCCGTTCACGGCGGCTACTGCACCATTTTCCTTGGCCATGCCACCCGTGCTTTGTTTACTGTTCAAATTACCGCCCTTGCCTGTCATGACATCCAGCTTCACATAGGGATTTTGCAAATCCACTTGAATGACGTCCGCCAATACGTTCACCTTGGAGCCGGAACGTGTTGTTGTATAATTGTATTTCATTAACTTCGCACCCGAAGTCAGAATTTCTTCGCTCAATTTGCTTGTTGTTGTAGATGCAGCAGCGGCCACCGATTGCCATGAAGTACCCGACCACACCTGTTGTCCCGCTCCCAGAACCGGTGCAATCCAGATCACGCCTGCCAGCGTCACAATCGCCCATTTCTTCGCCTTGCTACCCTTAACGTCGTTCAGCCGTTTCCCTTGTTTCCCCAGCATGTTTGAAACGTCTCTCCCATCTTGTATATCAATCTTAGAGATCACGATCTCTGCCACATGGCAGCAGATAGCGAGATTTCTAGTATACTCTTCTATTAATAGACTACTTTTTGTGGAAAAAGTTACGCCCCGAGCCTGAATTCAGGTATTTATTGGGTTATGCGACATCTTATGATTATGTTATACGAATAACGTATAGAGCAAATAGACTTCCGCTATGCCTAGTTCAGCACATCAGAAGTCTGCTTGGATTAGATTTGACTGATGAAACTATTGCCGGAACTCAATCGACTCTTACATGCAACTCCATTTGATATGATGCTATTATTCCCCTGACGATCTCGACATGATAAATTCACCGATAATTGTGCCAACACTGTGTAATTTCACATATATATTCTCTCACTATTGACTAGCGTACCACCCCAACTACAATAATGTAAGCATTTTCCTCCTTATAATTAAAAAGGAACACCTCAAGAAATGAACTTTCTTGAAATGTTCCAACCTTGTTACACACCGTTATCTTGACCATTCATGGATAGAATGAGTGCTATTAATATGTCGTTTCGTTTTTACAAATATCCCAACTTATCCAAGACACGTTTCAGCATTACCGCTGCTTGTGCACGAGATGCATTCCCCTGAGGTTCAAATGTCTTTGACGTCATTCCCTGAATAATGCCTTCCTGCACCGCTTTGGCGACAGAATCCTTGGACTGGATCTTTTTGTTATCCTTAAACTTAGCTAATGTTGAAGCAGCTGAAGAATTCAATGTAGTTGGTTGACCACCATAATTCAAGGCACGAACCATCATGATTGCCATCTGCTCTCGCGTGATTGGACGATCCGGCTTGAAGGTCCCATCGGTATTGCCCGTAATGATTCCCGCTTCAGCTGCAGCACCGATATAGGCACTGGTAACACTGCCACTACGTACATCCCGGAAACGACTTGCTGCGTTTTGTTCTCCCTTCAACCCCAGACCTCTAGCTACCAACTCTGCGAATTCTGCACGTGAAATGTTCTCATTTGGTCGATAGAAGGAACCATTCGATGCACTAATAATCCATTTAGCAGAGAGCTCATTAATAACTTCACTAGCCCAGTGTGAATACGTATCCTGATAACTAACGATGTGGTTAACAGGAACTACTGACTGATTGCCATTCAGCTGTCCTTGGACAACCACACCCCCGGCAGTACTTTTAAAAGAACTTGGTACATTAGATAACATAAAGGTAACCGGATCAATATACGTAAATCCGGATGTTAATCTAGGTGTATTTGCAGACAATTGCATGGCCAACTGGCTTTTGATATTCTGCTCCACACGTTGATCAGCATTTCCATTACTAGCAAACACATATACATCCGTATAATTGCCAAGCTTCTGCGCCCCTGCACCTGCAATCAAACCTTCGATTGAACCTGATGAAGATACAGGAACCGTCTCTAACTGAACGTACAAGGATGGAGCTGCAGCTCCTGTCGTTGTACTTGTGTTGATTGGCGCTCCAACATTCTGGCTCATAACTGCTAAATTCAAATTAGACAGTGGTACAGTCCAGAGCCGATCCCCATATTTTACACCAATTGTACCCGTTCGATGACTTGCCGCAATCTGAATAAGTGCATTCAATGGGAACCCAACATATGCAGAGGATTCGCTATCTGGAATCTCAATCACAACAGGCTGACTCAATTTCCCGACGGTTGAAGCATATTCAAAAGTCTGGATCAACTTGGTCGCATCCACATTAAATTGACGAGTCGAACGATTATTACGTGATACCGCAGATACGGCAGAAGCCGTATTGTTGTTCATCACAAGTAAAGACTGACCGTAACTCGAAGAATCTAATTCCTCCAACCAGGCAGGACGTGTCCCCGTTTGACCACCACTACCCGAACTATTGCTCGATTGTTGCAGCGTAAGAGGACCGAATGCCGCTATAGTAACATTCGACGAATCCCGTAATGGTACTGCGCCGGGTACATAACTCACCGTTCCCGTCTGAACAGCTGTCGTTGCTCCTGATGAAGTAGAGGTATCCAATTTCAACGTCACCACAGATCCAGAAGCTGAAGCCGACAATACAGTTGTGGATGAATTGCCAAGCACCACACTGAACTGACCTACCGTTAATGCCGCCTGAGACTGAATTGCATCACGGAAGTTTATCTGAACGGTGTCTCCTTGGAGCGTGGCCGACAGAATTTTACCATTTCCGTAGGTGTACGTTACTGGAGTCAGATTGAGATAGCCCGCAGGGTTATTATTCAGATCCGTTAATCGCAGGGCTCCAGGTACATACGATAAAGATATATTTTGTGTATCCTTCACGGCTGATGCCAGTGTTAACGTTACCAGATCATCTTCAATCATGGAATCCGTTACGTAGAGTGGCTTGCCATCCACAAGAACCGAATATTGGCTATTGAGCGGCTTATTCATCGTTTTCAGTGGTTCATTGTATCGAATCCATAATTTATTCCCACTGACCTCAGCGCTCTTGAACTCAGGCGGTTTGGTATCAATCGTATTTCGGACATAGAAGCCGCTGAATCCAGCAAGAGCCTGTCCACGAGTATCTTTTACAGGCCATGAACCTGGCGTGTACGCAACACGAACGACTTCACCATCTGTAATAGACCGACTGAGATTCAATGTTACAACGGAACTATTATTGACCGATATGCTATTAATGCCTACAGCTGACTGATCAGCAGTTACGCTGAATTGTCTCACTGCATCACTTGAGGTAATGTACACCGTCTCAGGGTAATACAACGTAATTGTACTGTAATAAACACTACCTTCTCGCGGCTTGGACATGACGGAG includes:
- a CDS encoding S-layer homology domain-containing protein, which encodes MNLKKIAKKGILGLLIVMLTAQGWLTGWSGVEQGAYAANELIANGIINTIPAVKGEHIDGSAPLVIEFAKPVQKAADTQSVISIKRVNDDSLVSSVAVSSPNVTVGNTGPITDPAIPPVEDGTNTPIAGAYVTIQPEAPLPGGTYYVQIDAKSFVYADDNAVFFAGLNKEWTFRTSGIGSTSIVSKVPQNAANQVTPSSSLTMTFNQPVDMGAGKLQIFQGNISGTPFEEIPITSGAPRITGLKSRIITIDPVKNFNSNSTYYIVMPEGFLRDMNGNDISAISGTDWGFNVLSDPTSLTVSSLSPTNGTTNVSLTGTLTVTFNKELDLNFTGKAVLKKANGAIVESTTNINSSNNRQLLITPVSALDSNMNYVVDIPANTFRDKAGNTFAGLNGSTSWAFKTLSKDTTAPVLKNVKMHSNNTIRLTYDEWLYSTNSLTSSYTVTVNGENRNVSSTYISGDSVYVVLDTGVAVGQVVRIAYAPGTGNRLTDQSLNAAAAFGARDVENSLDSVMSKPREGSVYYSTITLYYPETVYITSSDAVRQFSVTADQSAVGINSISVNNSSVVTLNLSRSITDGEVVRVAYTPGSWPVKDTRGQALAGFSGFYVRNTIDTKPPEFKSAEVSGNKLWIRYNEPLKTMNKPLNSQYSVLVDGKPLYVTDSMIEDDLVTLTLASAVKDTQNISLSYVPGALRLTDLNNNPAGYLNLTPVTYTYGNGKILSATLQGDTVQINFRDAIQSQAALTVGQFSVVLGNSSTTVLSASASGSVVTLKLDTSTSSGATTAVQTGTVSYVPGAVPLRDSSNVTIAAFGPLTLQQSSNSSGSGGQTGTRPAWLEELDSSSYGQSLLVMNNNTASAVSAVSRNNRSTRQFNVDATKLIQTFEYASTVGKLSQPVVIEIPDSESSAYVGFPLNALIQIAASHRTGTIGVKYGDRLWTVPLSNLNLAVMSQNVGAPINTSTTTGAAAPSLYVQLETVPVSSSGSIEGLIAGAGAQKLGNYTDVYVFASNGNADQRVEQNIKSQLAMQLSANTPRLTSGFTYIDPVTFMLSNVPSSFKSTAGGVVVQGQLNGNQSVVPVNHIVSYQDTYSHWASEVINELSAKWIISASNGSFYRPNENISRAEFAELVARGLGLKGEQNAASRFRDVRSGSVTSAYIGAAAEAGIITGNTDGTFKPDRPITREQMAIMMVRALNYGGQPTTLNSSAASTLAKFKDNKKIQSKDSVAKAVQEGIIQGMTSKTFEPQGNASRAQAAVMLKRVLDKLGYL